From one Triticum aestivum cultivar Chinese Spring chromosome 4B, IWGSC CS RefSeq v2.1, whole genome shotgun sequence genomic stretch:
- the LOC123091829 gene encoding ATP synthase subunit 9, mitochondrial-like, with amino-acid sequence MEVQAQVLRIINKKSKKEQRRKNVRRKVFSRLEMLEGAKSICAGAATIALAGAAVGIGNVLSSLIHSVAQNPSLAKQSFGYAILGFALTEAIALFAPMMAFLISFVF; translated from the coding sequence ATGGAGGTGCAGGCCCAAGTACTTCGAATCATCAACAAGAAATCCAAGAAAGAACAGCGAAGGAAAAACGTGAGAAGAAAAGTGTTTTCTCGACTCGAGATGTTAGAAGGTGCTAAATCAATATGTGCCGGAGCTGCTACAATTGCTTTAGCCGGAGCTGCCGTCGGCATTGGAAATGTCCTCAGTTCTTTGATTCATTCCGTGGCGCAAAATCCATCATTGGCTAAACAATCATTTGGTTATGCCATTTTGGGCTTTGCTCTCACCGAAGCTATTGCATTGTTTGCCCCAATGATGGCCTTTCTGATCTCATTCGTTTTCTGA